One segment of Cyprinus carpio isolate SPL01 chromosome A17, ASM1834038v1, whole genome shotgun sequence DNA contains the following:
- the fam98b gene encoding protein FAM98B isoform X1: MESDILDTLDQVGYDGPLAEEACLRAACGRGFSSSEYVSLVRWLSSRLTLITDEHTQDPLITEDPDRCVLDTSRLLKDLCCPYEGLASRLANGDVKDSEEHLKIVLFLASELQAAEIVASKPATEADTELDASLQDLRVICETLKLPDPAGRDARDVFTAVERQVNVLLKQLPEMHVDDPAFKSFLRPDQWSELEKINGVLSEQYECRRRMLIKRLDVTVQSFSWSDRAKVKIDSMARAYQPKRYSLCLRSSVSVAHLLAARQDVCYMVKTSSGSCREKTSCAINRILMGRVPDRGGRPSEIDAPPPEMPAWRKRADGGAAGYGGNRGAGGWRSGGDGWRAGRWSRGGRGGQYYH, from the exons ATGGAGAGCGATATACTGGACACCCTGGATCAGGTCGG GTATGACGGGCCGCTGGCGGAGGAGGCGTGTCTGCGGGCGGCGTGTGGGCGGGGCTTCAGCTCATCTGAGTATGTCAGTCTCGTGAGGTGGCTCTCATCCAGACTCACACTCATCACTGATGAACACACACAGGATCCGCTCATcacag AAGATCCTGACAGGTGTGTGCTGGACACCAGCAGGCTGCTGAAGGACTTGTGCTGTCCGTATGAAGGACTGGCGTCACGATTAGCAAACGGAGACGTGAAGGACAGCGAGGAGCATCTGAAGATCGTCT TGTTTTTGGCGTCTGAGCTTCAAGCAGCGGAGATCGTGGCCAGCAAACCGGCGACTGAAGCGGACACGGAGCTGGACGCGTCTCTCCAGGATCTCAGAGTCATATGTGAAACGCTGAAGCTGCCAGATCCCGCCGGACGAGACGCCAGAGACGTGTTCACTGCTGTTGAGCGGCAG GTGAATGTTTTACTCAAGCAGCTTCCAGAAATGCACGTCGATGATCCTGCGTTCAAGAGCTTCCTCCGTCCGGACCAGTGG AGCGAGCTGGAGAAGATCAACGGTGTTCTGTCGGAGCAGTACGAGTGTCGGCGGCGTATGCTGATCAAACGCCTGGATGTGACCGTACAGTCCTTCAGCTGGTCCGACAGAGCCAAG GTGAAAATTGACAGCATGGCCAGAGCGTATCAGCCGAAGCGATATTCTCTGTGTCTGCGGTCCTCGGTGAGTGTGGCTCATCTGCTCGCCGCGCGACAGGACGTCTGCTATATGGTGAAGACCAGCAGCGGTTCGTGCCGAGAGAAAACCAGCTGTGCAATAAACAGA ATCCTGATGGGACGGGTCCCTGACCGCGGCGGACGGCCGTCTGAGATTGACGCTCCTCCGCCTGAGATGCCCGCGTGGAGGAAGAGAGCTGACGGAGGAGCAGCGGGATACGGTGGGAACCGGGGAGCGGGCGGCTGGCGCTCCGGAGGAGACGGATGGAGAGCAGGCCGATGGAGTAGAGGAGGCCGAGGAGGGCAGTACTATCACTGA
- the LOC109049622 gene encoding gamma-aminobutyric acid receptor subunit rho-1-like isoform X2, which translates to MSTMQLETVFVFICVCLVGAAGRSAHKRGHRPEPYKQSRLRRETTRVDGGTHKSGSPIFRRSPDMTKSPMTKSEQLLRIDDHDFTMRPAFGGPPIPVGVDVQVESLDTISEADMDFTMTLYLRHYWKDERLSFSSTNNQSMTFDSRLVKKIWVLVHSKRSFIHDTTTDNVMLRVYPDGNVLYSLRVTVTAMCNMDLSRFPLDTQTCSLEIESYAYTDDDLMLYWKKGNESLNTDDKISLSQFLIQKFHTTTKLAFYSSTGWYNRLYIHFTLRRHVFFFLLQTYFPATLMVMLSWVSFWIDRRAVPARVPLGITTVLTMSTIITGVNASMPRVSYIKAVDIYLWVSFVFVFLSVIEYAAVNYLTTVQERRERKLRNQLPCTCGIENPDGDMMMTTCFSDVDPSAAGTYGMPENGARQERILAQLTLADSQRTSRVKTPRGYVNVWIDTHAIDKYSRVIFPAAYTLFNIIYWSIYS; encoded by the exons ATGAGCACCATGCAGCTGgagactgtgtttgtgttcatctgcGTCTGTCTGGTGGGCGCCGCCGGAAGATCAGCACACAAAAGAGGTCACAGACCGGAGCCCTACAAGCAAAGCAG ATTACGGAGAGAAACAACACGAGTCGATGGAGGAACCCACAAGTCTGGCAG C CCAATCTTCAGAAGAAGTCCAGACATGACAAAGTCTCCTATGACCAAATCTGAGCAGCTGTTGAGGATAGATGATCATGATTTCACAATGAGACCAGCATTTGGAG GACCTCCGATTCCAGTCGGTGTGGATGTTCAGGTTGAAAGCCTCGACACCATCTCTGAGGCTGACATG GATTTTACCATGACCCTGTATTTGAGACATTACTGGAAAGACGAGCGCTTGTCCTTCTCCAGCACCAATAATCAAAGCATGACGTTCGACAGCCGGCTGGTGAAGAAGATCTGGGTGCTTGTTCATTCCAAAAGATCCTTCATCCATGACACGACAACAGACAACGTGATGCTACGAGTGTATCCCGACGGAAACGTCCTGTACAGTCTGAG AGTGACCGTCACTGCCATGTGTAACATGGACCTGAGTCGATTTCCTCTGGACACACAGACGTGCTCACTGGAGATCGAGAGCT ATGCGTACACTGACGACGATCTTATGCTTTACTGGAAGAAGGGCAACGAGTCGCTCAACACCGATGACAAGATCTCTCTGTCCCAGTTTCTCATCCAGAAGTTCCACACCACAACTAAGCTTGCGTTCTACAGCAGCACAG GCTGGTACAATCGTCTCTACATACACTTCACTCTCCGGCGTCACGTCTTCTTCTTCCTGCTGCAAACGTATTTCCCGGCCACGCTGATGGTCATGCTGTCCTGGGTGTCGTTCTGGATCGACCGCAGAGCCGTGCCGGCGAGGGTTCCTCTCG GCATCACGACGGTTCTCACGATGTCCACCATCATCACCGGGGTCAACGCCTCCATGCCCAGAGTCTCCTACATCAAAGCCGTGGACATTTACCTGTGGGTCAGCTTCGTCTTCGTCTTCCTCTCTGTTATTGAGTACGCGGCTGTCAATTACCTGACCACCGTACAGGAGCGCCGAGAGAGGAAGCTTAGGAATCAA CTGCCTTGCACGTGTGGAATAGAAAACCCAGACGGGGACATGATGATGACCACGTGCTTCAGCGACGTGGATCCCAGTGCAGCAGGGACGTATGGGATGCCTGAGAACGGCGCGAGGCAGGAGCGGATCCTGGCCCAGCTGACCCTCGCCGACAGCCAGAGGACGAGTCGCGTGAAGACCCCCCGGGGATACGTCAACGTCTGGATAGACACTCACGCCATAGACAAGTACTCGCGAGTGATCTTTCCCGCCGCGTACACGCTCTTCAACATCATCTACTGGTCCATCTACTCCTAA
- the fam98b gene encoding protein FAM98B isoform X2, whose amino-acid sequence MESDILDTLDQVGYDGPLAEEACLRAACGRGFSSSEYVSLVRWLSSRLTLITDEHTQDPLITDPDRCVLDTSRLLKDLCCPYEGLASRLANGDVKDSEEHLKIVLFLASELQAAEIVASKPATEADTELDASLQDLRVICETLKLPDPAGRDARDVFTAVERQVNVLLKQLPEMHVDDPAFKSFLRPDQWSELEKINGVLSEQYECRRRMLIKRLDVTVQSFSWSDRAKVKIDSMARAYQPKRYSLCLRSSVSVAHLLAARQDVCYMVKTSSGSCREKTSCAINRILMGRVPDRGGRPSEIDAPPPEMPAWRKRADGGAAGYGGNRGAGGWRSGGDGWRAGRWSRGGRGGQYYH is encoded by the exons ATGGAGAGCGATATACTGGACACCCTGGATCAGGTCGG GTATGACGGGCCGCTGGCGGAGGAGGCGTGTCTGCGGGCGGCGTGTGGGCGGGGCTTCAGCTCATCTGAGTATGTCAGTCTCGTGAGGTGGCTCTCATCCAGACTCACACTCATCACTGATGAACACACACAGGATCCGCTCATcacag ATCCTGACAGGTGTGTGCTGGACACCAGCAGGCTGCTGAAGGACTTGTGCTGTCCGTATGAAGGACTGGCGTCACGATTAGCAAACGGAGACGTGAAGGACAGCGAGGAGCATCTGAAGATCGTCT TGTTTTTGGCGTCTGAGCTTCAAGCAGCGGAGATCGTGGCCAGCAAACCGGCGACTGAAGCGGACACGGAGCTGGACGCGTCTCTCCAGGATCTCAGAGTCATATGTGAAACGCTGAAGCTGCCAGATCCCGCCGGACGAGACGCCAGAGACGTGTTCACTGCTGTTGAGCGGCAG GTGAATGTTTTACTCAAGCAGCTTCCAGAAATGCACGTCGATGATCCTGCGTTCAAGAGCTTCCTCCGTCCGGACCAGTGG AGCGAGCTGGAGAAGATCAACGGTGTTCTGTCGGAGCAGTACGAGTGTCGGCGGCGTATGCTGATCAAACGCCTGGATGTGACCGTACAGTCCTTCAGCTGGTCCGACAGAGCCAAG GTGAAAATTGACAGCATGGCCAGAGCGTATCAGCCGAAGCGATATTCTCTGTGTCTGCGGTCCTCGGTGAGTGTGGCTCATCTGCTCGCCGCGCGACAGGACGTCTGCTATATGGTGAAGACCAGCAGCGGTTCGTGCCGAGAGAAAACCAGCTGTGCAATAAACAGA ATCCTGATGGGACGGGTCCCTGACCGCGGCGGACGGCCGTCTGAGATTGACGCTCCTCCGCCTGAGATGCCCGCGTGGAGGAAGAGAGCTGACGGAGGAGCAGCGGGATACGGTGGGAACCGGGGAGCGGGCGGCTGGCGCTCCGGAGGAGACGGATGGAGAGCAGGCCGATGGAGTAGAGGAGGCCGAGGAGGGCAGTACTATCACTGA
- the LOC109049622 gene encoding gamma-aminobutyric acid receptor subunit rho-1-like isoform X1 has product MTKSPMTKSEQLLRIDDHDFTMRPAFGGPPIPVGVDVQVESLDTISEADMDFTMTLYLRHYWKDERLSFSSTNNQSMTFDSRLVKKIWVLVHSKRSFIHDTTTDNVMLRVYPDGNVLYSLRVTVTAMCNMDLSRFPLDTQTCSLEIESYAYTDDDLMLYWKKGNESLNTDDKISLSQFLIQKFHTTTKLAFYSSTGWYNRLYIHFTLRRHVFFFLLQTYFPATLMVMLSWVSFWIDRRAVPARVPLGITTVLTMSTIITGVNASMPRVSYIKAVDIYLWVSFVFVFLSVIEYAAVNYLTTVQERRERKLRNQLPCTCGIENPDGDMMMTTCFSDVDPSAAGTYGMPENGARQERILAQLTLADSQRTSRVKTPRGYVNVWIDTHAIDKYSRVIFPAAYTLFNIIYWSIYS; this is encoded by the exons ATGACAAAGTCTCCTATGACCAAATCTGAGCAGCTGTTGAGGATAGATGATCATGATTTCACAATGAGACCAGCATTTGGAG GACCTCCGATTCCAGTCGGTGTGGATGTTCAGGTTGAAAGCCTCGACACCATCTCTGAGGCTGACATG GATTTTACCATGACCCTGTATTTGAGACATTACTGGAAAGACGAGCGCTTGTCCTTCTCCAGCACCAATAATCAAAGCATGACGTTCGACAGCCGGCTGGTGAAGAAGATCTGGGTGCTTGTTCATTCCAAAAGATCCTTCATCCATGACACGACAACAGACAACGTGATGCTACGAGTGTATCCCGACGGAAACGTCCTGTACAGTCTGAG AGTGACCGTCACTGCCATGTGTAACATGGACCTGAGTCGATTTCCTCTGGACACACAGACGTGCTCACTGGAGATCGAGAGCT ATGCGTACACTGACGACGATCTTATGCTTTACTGGAAGAAGGGCAACGAGTCGCTCAACACCGATGACAAGATCTCTCTGTCCCAGTTTCTCATCCAGAAGTTCCACACCACAACTAAGCTTGCGTTCTACAGCAGCACAG GCTGGTACAATCGTCTCTACATACACTTCACTCTCCGGCGTCACGTCTTCTTCTTCCTGCTGCAAACGTATTTCCCGGCCACGCTGATGGTCATGCTGTCCTGGGTGTCGTTCTGGATCGACCGCAGAGCCGTGCCGGCGAGGGTTCCTCTCG GCATCACGACGGTTCTCACGATGTCCACCATCATCACCGGGGTCAACGCCTCCATGCCCAGAGTCTCCTACATCAAAGCCGTGGACATTTACCTGTGGGTCAGCTTCGTCTTCGTCTTCCTCTCTGTTATTGAGTACGCGGCTGTCAATTACCTGACCACCGTACAGGAGCGCCGAGAGAGGAAGCTTAGGAATCAA CTGCCTTGCACGTGTGGAATAGAAAACCCAGACGGGGACATGATGATGACCACGTGCTTCAGCGACGTGGATCCCAGTGCAGCAGGGACGTATGGGATGCCTGAGAACGGCGCGAGGCAGGAGCGGATCCTGGCCCAGCTGACCCTCGCCGACAGCCAGAGGACGAGTCGCGTGAAGACCCCCCGGGGATACGTCAACGTCTGGATAGACACTCACGCCATAGACAAGTACTCGCGAGTGATCTTTCCCGCCGCGTACACGCTCTTCAACATCATCTACTGGTCCATCTACTCCTAA